The sequence below is a genomic window from Uranotaenia lowii strain MFRU-FL chromosome 2, ASM2978415v1, whole genome shotgun sequence.
tgtcatttttgtcatttttgtcatttttgtcatttttgtcatttttgtcatttttgtcatttttgtcatttttgtcatttttgtcatttttgtcatttttgtcatttttgtcatttttgtcatttttgtcatttttgtcatttttgtcatttttgtcatttttgtcatttttgtcatttttgtcatttttgtcatttttgtcatttttgtcatttttgtcatttttgtcatttttgtcatttttgtcatttttgtcatttttgtcatttttgtcatttttgtcatttttgtcatttttgtcatttttgtcatttttgtcatttttgtcatttttgtcatttttgtcatttttgtcatttttgtcatttttgtcatttttgtcatttttgtcatttttgtcatttttgtcatttttgtcatttttgtcatttttgtcatttttgtcatttttgtcatttttgtcatttttgtcatttttgtcatttttgtcatttttgtcatttttgtcatttttgtcatttttgtcatttttgtcatttttgtcatttttgtcatttttgtcatttttgtcatttttgtcatttttgtcatttttgtcatttttgtcatttttgtcatttttgtcatttttgtcatttttgtcatttttgtcatttttgtcatttttgtcatttttgtcatttttgtcatttttgtcatttttgtcatttttgtcatttttgtcatttttgtcatttttgtcatttttgtcatttttgtcatttttgtcatttttgtcatttttgtcatttttgtcatttttgtcatttttgtcatttttgtcatttttgtcatttttgtcatttttgtcatttttgtcatttttgtcatttttgtcatttttgtcatttttgtcatttttgtcatttttgtcatttttgtcatttttgtcatttttgtcatttttgtcatttttgtcatttttgtcatttttgtcatttttgtcatttttgtgatttttgtcatttttgtcatttttgtcatttttgtcatttttgtcatttttgtcatttttgtcatttttgtcatttttgtcatttttgtcatttttgtcatttttgtcatttttgtcatttttgtcatttttgtcatttttgtcatttttgtcatttttgtcatttttgtcatttttgttatttttgtcatttttgtcatttttgtcatttttgtcatttttgtcatttttgtcatttttgtggttttgtttTCTATTCTAagaaacggaaacactttcgaAGCCGCATAGAAAAATGTCTCATGTTTAACTTGTTTAAATTATCAGTTTTATTTATTAGTTgacctttttttataaatacagCTTTTCCATATAATAGACTATCTTTTCCGTGTTTTCTATTCTGCAAACTTCCTCTTTTcgcgtttgtttatttttaatatccaatatttTGCAGTTTTCTCCCACTAAGTTACATTCGATTAGCCGACGctattttggttgttttttttttcaaattattttcgcTATCACACATTCGGctttccaaaaaaccaaacccGCCTTTGCTGCgcagtttttgaaagttttcgtCTTCAAACATTATGTAGTTTAAAATGATGATTGCGGGTGTGAATGATCGCGcatatttaaatttgttaagtTAAGTGTTTTTCTTAGAACTGCGCTTGTGAGTGATGAAGTTTATGATCTGAAATTTTCTAGTAAGAGACGTTTTACGTAGTTCTCTAGCTATTctattgttttccaaaaaaaagctaATGGAAACGTTTAggtttctatttttgtttccaTTAGATTTTGAGTTTATCATATTTCTATGTACCATACATTCGCTTACGAGGGCTTTTTGTGTGGTACCAAATTTTCCAGCTCAAATTCTCTTTCAAAAAACAACCCCAAATACCCCAAATAAAAgtcttcaaagcaatttgatttcACTTGAAGGTTTATTCATATTTCACAGGCCATGGCTAAAGAACATGATCAATACAGttgatgcaaaaaaatcaacccAGAAAAAGTTTAGAATGATTTgtgcatttttattttgttcttaaaatttggaacaacataattatttgttgaatttttttaaatcccaaCATACTTTGCCAATCTCGAAACGTGACTTGCCAAAATTTATCTCGTTGTTCCGCTTCATTCTGAAAATGCTCAAATGAGCGGCGATTGCATTCCCTTCCTGAAACATTTCCTGGACTCCGGACGACGCAGTAAAATTACGCGGGTCACGTCATGCAGTTAAAAGAATAGGCCCCCAGAATTCaggaatttgagaaaattttcagaaatttgattcgaaatgCCGCAATATTTTGTAGAActaattttgatagaataatAAAAGCTTCATAATAAGCTCCCAATACATGGGTATGAAATTGCTCATTCAACTTTGTGTTTTGGGcgttaaaatatgttttaaattgaGGCTCGAAACGACTTATTATGTGTTTCACTGAACAAGTTGATAATCCATGATAAATTTATGataagattttttaagaaaataattcaaCACAACCGCGCTAAAACTGTAAGCTTCAATCTCAATCAAATGTTTCCTTtctatattttacaaaaaaaaaccatttgagCTTTAGAAGCTCAGTCTTCcgtttttttcctttgtttcattTCGCACACACGTCGTCCTTTATATACAAAAATCACATTAATCTATTCGTTTTCTTCTCATGCCCATTTTAGTTTTCTAATATGGTTCGAACATTAACATTCCTATTgatctgtttattttattttctttattctggTTTATTCCGTAGGATATTCGAAAACCTAAACGAAGTTAATTTCAAAACTGCCATTACTTGATTTGATTTTCATCTTCGCTAGATTATGTTATATCTTGTTTTGAAAGAaggttttttattataaattttacatcTTGCTGTTCGCTTAGATTGGGTTTTTATCTTCTGATCCACCATTTAGCAATGCTACACGCAGGCTGAAACCAACTGACGAACACACACGTCATCGGGGGGAGAACAAAATAACGTTACATAAACTTTTCTTTCTACTGTAATGATTGCATTGGTTTTTTTCATGGACTTTTTTTTGGGAGTTTCAAGCCGAAATAACTGAACAGGTAACGGAAATAGCCATGAAATTTCCATGCGAGTAAGCTTTCTTTCTTCgaaagtttgaatttcaaaacgcCTTACTGTAGGCAACTAATTTCGAACTCTAATCGAACAGAAGGAACGCGTGGTACTTTACGCAATAATTTTGTGTGTGCATGGTGTTTGGTTAAgtctttttttcgggattttcatTCTGCGAATGTGGGAAAAGTAAGGAAGGGATTTCAAAGGAATAGcaatataagaaattttaataCCTACTATTTTAGTAAAGAAAGAAAATGTAAACGATGAATTTTTGGTAGATAAGGAGCTATGtttatctgaattttttattagGTACCAACtgttttctacaaaattaccaaaacgcGGATTAATTATTCCATAAATGATTCCGGTGGGGGTTttcttaaacattaaaaaaaattaaacttgaagCTCAAAATCGTAACTAGGGAATTCTGTGTGAAGTTCATGAAACAGAAAAAGGACTTGCTTAATGACGAATGCCTCCTGTGgagttataaaatatttttttaaaaggaaagcgtaattataaaattaaaaaacatacaaaacagGAAATTGTCGAAATGCTCTTCTGGCAtagattttttcctaaaatgagAATCCATTACTCCAGGCTTAGGCGGAagtttattattgaaaaacaacaGAGGTACCTTTTAGCTTTTCGACGTTTTCAAACTGAAAATCTGTAGAAAAATCTTTAGTTCTAGAGaaacttttttcttgttttcttaatAAGTTTTTACTTACACGGACATATATGCCATGCTCCCCTGGAAgaatcaaaattagttttcttcaaaaaaaaaaaaagatttccgtatttttgcgaaatttaagttaaaattgcCAGAACATAGTGTATGAAGGTGACTCAACGCCACAGATCAGTGTAGATATAAAATTTCGTCCTAAACTCAACAGAACTTTGCCATCTAATGCTCGTTTCGTTTAATTATTAGAACGATCTCTCACCCGAACGGTTCGATAACACCGGAgagaaggctggccaggaatAATAAACCTACAGTAGCTTACGAAATCACGCTATAGGAAGCCACCACCGACCCAAGACGGAAATCTGTTCTCGAGAGCAACCATACAAAATCCTTTTCCCTTTGATCAAGTAAATTAAAAtctaacagttgagtcgccACGACGATTACGGCTCCCCCTCTGACTAAAACTTCATCTGTGCTAACACTACAAAACTGAAATGAAAActcgacacaaaaaaaaaactttatgagaCAAatatgccttaataaaactttGTCATCCTTTGGTTTTATCATATTTCGGAGCGCGGAGAAGTATTCCGTAATATAATTTTAGGgttaggaaaaaaatttcaaaacttaattaacggaaaataacataaattcgGCCTAGAGTCGAAACGAGGCAGGACAGGCAGTGCAAACAAAAGTCAGGGCAGTCAGGGACAAACGAAGAATGTAGAATAAAACGAAATCATATGGCTTATCCTTATCAACAAGTACATTTACACTGTGTATTACATCAAATCATAACtaagttttaaataaacattGGATAAGTGTGTATGCTGTTGTTTTTTGCGGTTTTGCTTCCGATTTCACTTTTCGTTTCATTTTGTTCCTGATTATCGGTGGGTCCCATCCACATCTCGTTTTGCCGAAGGATTCAGGGACCTTTTTCGGTTTCCTTCGAAgaaggatgattttttttatttgtttctttcCTAGTAGGTTACTCATTTacaattctttttttgtttgctaTACTAAGTAGAATTAGAATTCTAGACAATTGTAAGAGGATGCAAAAAAGGAAAGGGTCTACTAGCAAAGCACGCACGCTGCTCTAGCGATAATCGTGCTGTTTGttgacaaaatataaaaaatacacgTTTAGGAAGTAGGTGTATTATGTGttgtatataaaaataaatattctgaGTACATGTTTTGTTTCCGGGGtcctatacaaaaaaaaacaaaaacaagaaaaacgcaaaacaaaactcTCTTTGTCCAATTGAGTTTCTAGCCTTGCGGAGCGCGGGATTTCATCCTAATCAATAAGATACGTTCAACCCCACCGTTTGCGTGAGTATGTTTATGTGTTGTCTCTaggtgtgtttttttaaatgtgtgtgtgtgtttgtttgtgtttAAATCGAATGTGCTCCATAACACCAGTCAGTACCAAGTCTTTATGATTTCGTTTCTtcgaattttataacttttattaatttatattcTAAAACATAAGCTCAGCTTCAAAAAATCGGTTTGTCACCAGCATCATTACACCACTTTTTACTTTTCATTCCTAATAAtttctcgtgttttttttttgtttcttttttgctggggcgtttccatttaaaataacaatcagttgaaaaaaaaacatggcacACAACGTTCATgacaaaaagttgaaacaatCAATCGATCGAAATATAGTGGTTTTTTagtttgttcttttttattcatttgtagTACACTatctattttgttttgttaaattaacaaaaaaaaaagagctctGACTGGAAGGAGCACATGTCTGTCCCGGGGTTTTTGATTGTAATCATAATAGCAAAATCATTCCTTTTTGTTTGTCTGATTTCTTGTTTAAAACTATATGTATCCCCgtttgtttatcttttttttcgttttgctgATGCTGACTTTTTAtattgtgtgtttttgtttcctataactttttttatttttttatccttttttggaGAGTATACTCACTAGTTACttttaattagtttttcttcttaaagaatatgtgtttttttcattcttttttttacgaTTAGTTTAGATTGATAATCACTTACTAATAGTGCTACTACTACTGCTATCCGtttgattatttattgtttGTGTTGTTACAGATGCGGAAACGTCTAGCGAGCTATTGTTACTACTACTGCTAATTAGAAGGTTGGAACCATGCTGCTGGGACTGTGGTGGCGGCTGTTGGTGTTGATGTTGATGTGTTGGTGGCAGTGCCGTCGTCGTAGTCGAGGACGCATTCGAAGTAGACGCTAACGATGAAGAAGAGGACGACGACGATGAAGAGGACGACGACGATGCGGGTGAAGACGAAGACGAAGATGATGAGGAAAGTACGGCTGCTGAGACCGATACGACCCCGGCGGCAGACGAGGAAGTAGCGGTGGCGGGTGATGATGCAGTTGATGGTGGTGCTGTTCCGGCCACTAGACCCATGGAAACCAGCTGCTGTGGAGACACGCCAGacgaagcagcagcagccgcgGCAGCTGCCATCATTGATGCATTGTAATCCAGCTTGTAGATGGAATTCCGCGTTACGTCTTCCATGGAAGCTTCTTGGCAGTCGAGACCGTTATGTTTCTGAGAACCACAATTGAAGCAGGAAAGCGGAGAATACATTCCGCCGACAACGGTTCCTCCCGTGGGAGTAGTTGCACTTGGAGGGTGCGCGGGGCAAGAATACATTCCGCCGACAACGGATCCTCCCGTGGGAGTAGTTGCACTTGGAGGGTGCGCGGGGCAAGGGACTGTTGGTGAAGTGTAGGCTGTCGGCATTTTCTGCGGTTGTTGTTGAAGAAGCGGGGGTTGCTGGGTTGGTGGCTGCATCTGGGAACCAGGCACTACCGGTTGAGTCCGTATCGTTTGCATGGTCGGACCACCGCCAGCTGTCAACGGAGCAGGAGGTGTCGGCTGCAGGAACGTAATAGTCCCACCGACAGCTGCCACCTGGGCCGGGAAAGGGTAAATAAGTTCACCGTTGTGCTGCATCGTCGGATAGGCAGCCGTCGGCGATCGGAATGCAGTACCTGGTGGAAGACCCGTCGCTGCGTGCGCTGTTATAAGGGCAGGTCGTGTTGCAGCCAAATGCGCCGTATGATATGGTGGATAGGGAGCCGTAAACTGTGGCTGGGAATTTAGTACGATATTCGCATTGCCGGCCGTATGCGTCGGACCTCCTAGCAATACAGCGTTCGACACTACGCTATTGTTACCTCCATTGCTATTATTCatagtattattattattactagaactaattaaattttgtgtagCAGATGTTACCATTATATCGTTACTACCACCGACGaattgttgctgctgttgctgttgctgctgctgttgggcCGCAGTTGGAGGATATATCACAGTACTACCTAATTGTTGTGGAGGcggctgttgttgctgctgcttatCCGGCCGACCACCATTGATCCTACCCATGTTCGATGAACGACTTCGAATCAATCCACCTCCCACGCCTCCGATATTGTTGTTGTTCGCTTGCGGTGCCGATGGGACCGCGCTCAATCCAGGTGTTTCTGGTGGCGAAATGTCCCCTGCCGAGCTACCCGAATCACTGCTAG
It includes:
- the LOC129744660 gene encoding mucin-2 isoform X2, whose amino-acid sequence is MIITKDEVVNWFKDLRSYNRIDTMCTLLNMCLPFELRFLGTCLEELGRRDAQELRGADLRINNPQEFLIDIASCQSGEPTDVKIRRRMALFLSLLRACNHTCVNELFKTLESWDNRDFNRVLDEDGLQELLLVYTMATNHPVFSFEQRMKCADFYKKLSSCELKPMTPETVDLTNTTPPPPSIQQHQQQQQQQQNSAQPPQQQSHSVPPPPQSHGMQMPLPPPQQQQQAPPPGPTHTPLPIPGFPQPAMAQIIQPDGSMPAHMTVEGLQQMQMQIPQDFTMPPPSTLPHWALRNTVFQTSFPPPSSSPHHLSSNPSSPIQSRTASPTRIPLSSVQHRISRNQQPTPAEQQQNTRQHPSEHHQRSERDPQQQQSQQPQQQPLKPVDESILLNVDQATALTQLQQLRNGYRPSHNTLPRQSNKLSYVNHIQYHHQQQQQQQQQVHQQQQQQSGFHGPTNPGAMGGLSYALNNISLIDLTQKSSSDSGSSAGDISPPETPGLSAVPSAPQANNNNIGGVGGGLIRSRSSNMGRINGGRPDKQQQQQPPPQQLGSTVIYPPTAAQQQQQQQQQQQFVGGSNDIMVTSATQNLISSSNNNNTMNNSNGGNNSVVSNAVLLGGPTHTAGNANIVLNSQPQFTAPYPPYHTAHLAATRPALITAHAATGLPPGTAFRSPTAAYPTMQHNGELIYPFPAQVAAVGGTITFLQPTPPAPLTAGGGPTMQTIRTQPVVPGSQMQPPTQQPPLLQQQPQKMPTAYTSPTVPCPAHPPSATTPTGGSVVGGMYSCPAHPPSATTPTGGTVVGGMYSPLSCFNCGSQKHNGLDCQEASMEDVTRNSIYKLDYNASMMAAAAAAAASSGVSPQQLVSMGLVAGTAPPSTASSPATATSSSAAGVVSVSAAVLSSSSSSSSSPASSSSSSSSSSSSSSLASTSNASSTTTTALPPTHQHQHQQPPPQSQQHGSNLLISSSSNNSSLDVSASVTTQTINNQTDSSSSSTISK
- the LOC129744660 gene encoding mucin-2 isoform X1, translated to MIITKDEVVNWFKDLRSYNRIDTMCTLLNMCLPFELRFLGTCLEELGRRDAQELRGADLRINNPQEFLIDIASCQSGEPTDVKIRRRMALFLSLLRACNHTCVNELFKTLESWDNRDFNRVLDEDGLQELLLVYTMATNHPVFSFEQRMKCADFYKKLSSCELKPMTPETVDLTNTTPPPPSIQQHQQQQQQQQNSAQPPQQQSHSVPPPPQSHGMQMPLPPPQQQQQAPPPGPTHTPLPIPGFPQPAMAQIIQPDGSMPAHMTVEGLQQMQMQIPQDFTMPPPSTLPHWALRNTVFQVGLDTSFPPPSSSPHHLSSNPSSPIQSRTASPTRIPLSSVQHRISRNQQPTPAEQQQNTRQHPSEHHQRSERDPQQQQSQQPQQQPLKPVDESILLNVDQATALTQLQQLRNGYRPSHNTLPRQSNKLSYVNHIQYHHQQQQQQQQQVHQQQQQQSGFHGPTNPGAMGGLSYALNNISLIDLTQKSSSDSGSSAGDISPPETPGLSAVPSAPQANNNNIGGVGGGLIRSRSSNMGRINGGRPDKQQQQQPPPQQLGSTVIYPPTAAQQQQQQQQQQQFVGGSNDIMVTSATQNLISSSNNNNTMNNSNGGNNSVVSNAVLLGGPTHTAGNANIVLNSQPQFTAPYPPYHTAHLAATRPALITAHAATGLPPGTAFRSPTAAYPTMQHNGELIYPFPAQVAAVGGTITFLQPTPPAPLTAGGGPTMQTIRTQPVVPGSQMQPPTQQPPLLQQQPQKMPTAYTSPTVPCPAHPPSATTPTGGSVVGGMYSCPAHPPSATTPTGGTVVGGMYSPLSCFNCGSQKHNGLDCQEASMEDVTRNSIYKLDYNASMMAAAAAAAASSGVSPQQLVSMGLVAGTAPPSTASSPATATSSSAAGVVSVSAAVLSSSSSSSSSPASSSSSSSSSSSSSSLASTSNASSTTTTALPPTHQHQHQQPPPQSQQHGSNLLISSSSNNSSLDVSASVTTQTINNQTDSSSSSTISK